The Marinobacter subterrani genome has a segment encoding these proteins:
- a CDS encoding MFS transporter, translating to MYWRLSNLYFWFFALLGGLLPYWSLYLEGLGYTYLQIATLMATIQLTKVIAPSVWGWLGDRTGQRVRLVRFGAITGSLFFAGVFLQPGFYGLLLVMLAFTFFWNAILPLYEVITLRTLGANREKYGRVRLWGSIGFIGAVASVGGLLELVPIQNLPWLLLPVFVGIAVSAFLVPSDRGERKSPAPRGSLKAIVTHPAVVTFFLMNFLLQVSHGAYYTFFSIHLAQHGYGKLAIGLLWSLGVVAEIALFLVMHRLTRNFTVRQIAIGALTLTMIRWVLIAELTDVLAMLLFAQLLHAASYGALHAISVQYIQGFFGKHHHGQGQALYSGLTFGAGGALGAWLSGFLVDGFNTSAAFWGGAVAMAIAIVITWRGLRPPPVEAQA from the coding sequence ATCTACTGGCGCCTTTCCAACCTCTATTTCTGGTTCTTTGCGCTCCTGGGCGGGCTCCTTCCGTACTGGTCCCTCTACCTCGAGGGGCTGGGCTACACCTATCTTCAGATCGCCACTCTGATGGCCACCATTCAGCTCACCAAAGTCATCGCGCCCAGTGTCTGGGGCTGGCTCGGCGACAGGACGGGGCAACGGGTAAGGCTGGTCCGGTTCGGAGCGATTACCGGCTCGCTGTTCTTCGCCGGTGTTTTTCTGCAGCCAGGGTTTTACGGCCTGTTGCTGGTAATGCTGGCCTTTACCTTTTTCTGGAACGCGATTCTGCCGCTTTATGAGGTGATCACCCTTCGAACCCTTGGCGCGAACCGGGAGAAGTACGGCAGGGTCCGCCTCTGGGGCTCGATCGGTTTTATCGGTGCGGTGGCATCGGTAGGTGGTTTGCTTGAGCTGGTGCCGATCCAGAATCTCCCCTGGCTGCTGTTGCCAGTGTTTGTCGGAATAGCAGTGTCTGCTTTTCTTGTGCCTTCCGATCGGGGGGAGCGAAAGTCGCCGGCACCGAGGGGTAGCCTGAAGGCGATTGTCACGCACCCGGCAGTGGTGACCTTTTTCCTGATGAACTTTCTGCTCCAGGTTTCCCACGGCGCCTATTACACCTTTTTCAGTATTCACCTTGCGCAGCATGGTTATGGCAAATTGGCGATAGGGCTGCTGTGGTCACTCGGAGTGGTGGCGGAAATCGCGCTGTTTCTGGTTATGCACCGGCTGACCCGTAATTTCACGGTCCGGCAGATTGCTATTGGTGCACTCACGCTGACAATGATTCGCTGGGTGCTGATCGCCGAGCTGACGGATGTGCTGGCCATGCTGCTGTTTGCCCAGTTGCTGCACGCTGCTTCCTACGGCGCGCTTCATGCCATTTCGGTTCAATACATCCAGGGTTTTTTCGGAAAGCATCATCATGGTCAGGGGCAGGCTCTGTACAGCGGGCTGACGTTTGGTGCCGGTGGTGCGCTGGGGGCGTGGCTGTCGGGTTTTCTGGTGGATGGCTTCAATACCTCGGCGGCTTTCTGGGGCGGTGCTGTGGCCATGGCCATTGCCATTGTGATTACCTGGCGGGGGCTCAGGCCCCCGCCGGTTGAAGCGCAGGCCTGA
- the aroC gene encoding chorismate synthase has translation MSGNTFGKLFTVTSFGESHGAALGCIIDGCPPGLELSEADMQRDLDRRKPGTSRHTTQRREADEVKILSGVFEGKTTGTPIGLLIENTDQRSKDYSKIAEQFRPAHADYTYMHKYGVRDYRGGGRSSARETAMRVAAGAVARKFLEQRLGIRIRGYLSQLGPIKAEKLDWDQVHQNPFFCPDADKVAEMEAYMDALRKEGDSIGARINVVAEGVPPGLGEPIFDRLDADLAHALMSINAVKGVEIGAGFDCIEQKGTEHRDEMTPEGFLSNNAGGVLGGISSGQPIVASIALKPTSSLRLPGRSIDVHGNPVEVITTGRHDPCVGIRATPIAEAMMAIVLMDHYLRHRGQNGDVSVSTPVIGQL, from the coding sequence ATGTCTGGAAATACATTCGGAAAACTGTTTACTGTTACCTCCTTCGGCGAGAGCCACGGGGCGGCACTGGGTTGCATCATCGACGGCTGCCCTCCGGGGCTTGAGCTCTCGGAAGCGGATATGCAGCGCGATCTGGATCGTCGCAAGCCTGGCACCTCCCGGCACACGACCCAGCGCCGGGAAGCGGACGAGGTAAAAATTCTCTCCGGGGTGTTTGAGGGTAAAACCACCGGCACGCCCATCGGATTGCTGATTGAAAACACCGACCAGCGGTCGAAGGACTACTCGAAAATAGCCGAGCAGTTCCGGCCGGCCCACGCGGACTACACCTACATGCACAAGTACGGTGTCCGCGATTATCGCGGTGGCGGGCGTTCGTCGGCGCGGGAGACGGCCATGCGGGTGGCCGCGGGTGCGGTGGCGCGGAAGTTCCTCGAGCAGCGGCTCGGAATTCGTATTCGCGGCTATCTCTCCCAACTTGGCCCGATCAAGGCTGAAAAGCTGGACTGGGATCAGGTGCATCAGAACCCTTTCTTTTGCCCGGATGCGGACAAGGTTGCCGAAATGGAAGCCTATATGGATGCGCTCCGCAAGGAGGGGGATTCCATCGGTGCCCGGATCAATGTGGTTGCCGAAGGTGTGCCGCCCGGGCTGGGTGAGCCGATCTTTGACCGCCTGGATGCGGATCTGGCCCATGCGTTGATGAGTATCAATGCGGTGAAGGGCGTGGAGATTGGTGCCGGCTTTGACTGCATTGAGCAGAAGGGCACCGAGCATCGGGATGAGATGACACCTGAGGGTTTTCTGTCCAACAACGCCGGCGGAGTGCTCGGGGGCATTTCCTCTGGCCAGCCGATTGTGGCGAGTATTGCGCTGAAGCCGACATCGAGCCTGCGGTTGCCGGGGCGAAGCATTGATGTGCACGGCAACCCGGTGGAGGTGATTACGACCGGGCGGCACGATCCCTGTGTGGGTATTCGGGCGACGCCGATTGCCGAGGCGATGATGGCCATTGTGCTGATGGATCATTATTTGCGGCATCGGGGGCAGAATGGGGATGTTTCGGTTTCTACGCCGGTTATTGGGCAGCTCTGA